One Coprobacter fastidiosus genomic window, CGGCAATATGAAGCTGCTTCAGTCCCTTCGAAGCTAAAAATTCGCCTAATGTATTTACTACATTTTCTTTATCGAACAAGATATGTACGCCCTTGAAAGATGCGTCATACGGAGTCATACAATAGTATTGCAGATTAGGAATCGTATGCATCCCGAATTCCGGCATATCCTGTTGAGTAAGAACAACGGTCAACTCTTTTGCCCGGTCATTCCGATAATTGAAAAATATAACCACATCTCCCTCTTTGATCGTCCCGTCAAAATTCGCATTGACAATCGGCTTAACAAACTCATCGGTTACTCCCTCATCATAAGATTCTTGCATAGCTTTCACCATACAATCGGCCTTTTTACCTACTCCGTTTACCAATAAGTCATAAGCCTCTTTAACACGTTCCCAGCGTTTATCCCGGTCCATAGCATAATAACGTCCGATAATAGACGCTATTTTTCCGGCACTCTTTTCACAATGAGCATAGAGTTGTTTTATAAAGCCTTCACCGCTTTTCGGATCGGTATCCCTGCCATCCATAAAACAATGAATAAATACATTCTCGAGATTATATTCTTTGGCTATATCACAAAGTTTAAAAAGATGATCGAGAGAACTATGTACTCCTCCATCAGAAGTCAATCCCATAAAATGGATATTCTTCCCTTTTTCTTTTGCATATGAAAAAGCAGAAATAATTTCAGGATTTTTCAAAATACTATTATCTGCACAAGCTCTATTGATCTTTACCAAATCTTGATATACGACACGTCCCGCGCCGATATTAAGATGACCGACTTCCGAATTTCCCATTTGTCCATCGGGCAAACCTACATTTTCACCGGAAGCCTGCAATTGGGAATTAGGATAAGTCGCCAATAAATAGTCCCAATAAGGTGTCGGAGTATTGAAAATAACATCATCTTTCGCATGATCGCCGATACCCCAGCCATCCAAAATCATAAGAAACGCCTTCTTTTTCATTGTGTATCTGTTTTATAATTATAACCTGTTTTCTGAATGCGACGCAAAGGTACGAAAAACGAAAATATTTTTATACACAGAAAATTGTTATATGTTATTATTCCTGCTTAAAATTTTATCTAAAAACGGGACAAAAATAATTTTATGAAGATTTTGAATTACTCAGAAATCCTCAATTTTGCTCAAACCACGACTAATACAAAATAAAAACCGCCTCGTATTTCCGAAGCGGTTTTTATATAGCCTTTCTTGAGAATAATTACACTCTCTTTTCTTTGATTCTGGCTTTCTTTCCGGTAAGCGCACGCAAATAATACAATTTAGCACGACGCACTTTACCGATTTTATTTACAGTAATACTGTCGATAAACGGAGATTCGATCGGGAAAATTCTTTCCACTCCCACATTCTCAGACATTTTGCGAACTGTAAAACGCTTTTTATCACCGTGTCCTGAGATACGGATAACAACGCCACGATACAACTGTATACGTTCTTTGTTACCTTCTTTGATACGGTATGCTACGGTAATCGTATCCCCGCTCTTGAATTTCGGGTGTTGTTTTCCGGTAGCAAATGCCTCTTCTGCAACTTTAATCAGATCCATTTTTAATAGCTATTTAAAATGTTTGTATTGAAACGTAATGTAACAGGGTACTCTTCTCCTGCCAGAGATTACGAAAAGCGGTGCAAAGTAACAATTTATTTGCCAGATAACCAAATCAAAGGGATTTTTTTTGCAAACGGAAATACCGAACGAGCAAACTTCCTTAACAACAAATAAACGTTAATAACGGTATTGGGTTTCACAGCCCCGATAAAGTTTGTTATTTTCGCAATGAAAGTCATCAGAATAAAACAAAAGGAACAATAAAATCATGCGAACAAAAATTCTATCCGCTTTCTTTTTTTTGAGCTTCATCACGTTGACATTACAGGCGGAAACTAAAAAAATTGTATTTATACACACAAATGACACTCATAGTCAGATAGAGCCGACATCAAAATCAGCTTCTAAAGACCCGGACATGGGAGGAATTTTAAGAAGAAAGGCTCTTATAGATAGTGTTCGTAATGTCGAAAAAAACGTTTTTTTAGTCGATGCCGGAGATTGCGTTCAAGGTACCCCTTATTTTAATTTTTTCAAAGGGAAAACCGAGATAGAACTGATGAACGCTTTAGGCTATGAAATAGGGACGATAGGAAATCACGAATTCGACAACGGAATAGAAGCCCTCGCACAAATGTACTCTCTTGCAAAATTCGATATTATAAATACAAATTACGACGTCAGCAAAACAGCTCTGGCTTCTAAAATAAAACCTTACGTCATCAAAGAAATAGATGGCATTACGGTCGGTTTTATAGGGTTAGGGGTAAATCCGGAAAGTCTTATCGAAGCCAAAAACTTTAAAGGCATCATCTTCCATGATCCTATCGAGACAGCCAATAAAGTAGCGGCACAATTAAAAGAAAAAGGGGTAAACGTCATTGTCATCTTGTCACATATAGGTTTTGAAGAGCCGGGAAACGTGCCTGATGACATCAAATTAGCAGAACAAAGCGAAAATATAGATGTTATTATCGGCGGACATACGCATACTTTATTGCCTGTGGCCAAAAAAGTAAAAAATAAATTAGGAAAAGATGTTATTATCGGGCAAACCGGCAAAAGCGGTCTGAACGTCGGAATCATAGAGTTAACCGTTGAAAAAGAATAAAAAGAATTTATGAATACATTGAAATATATTATCGTCGGAGTCGTTTTATACACTATCACAGCTTGTACTGCGACTCATTATACAGTCATAGAAAGCAAAGGATATACCATTCCCGTAACAGAAAGGCTCGATGCTTCCCCCGATGCGTCAGTTGCCGAAATTATAAATATTTACAAAACAAAAGTCGACAGTATCACATCCCGTGTAATCGGACAATCGGAAATAGCAATGGACGTAGAACGTCCTCAGAGCTGTCTGTCGAATTTCACTTCCGATTTGTTAGTGGAAACTGCAGAAAAAAATACCGGAAAGAAATGTGATTTCGGAGTCATGAATATAGGCGGAATACGCACATCTTTACCTGAAGGAGATATTACGGTCGGAAATATATTCAGTATTTTCCCGTTCGAAAACAGCATTTCCGTAATTACTCTGAAAGGAAAAGATGTAAAAGATCTTTTTGATATCATAGCCCGTCGCGGAGGTGAAGGAGTAAGCAAACAGGTAGAAGTAAAAATCGGGAAAGACGGGAAAGCATACGGACTAAAAATCAACGGAGAAAAAATCGATGATTCCCGATTATATACAATAGCTACAATCGATTACATAGCCAATGGCAACGATGAACTGATCCCGTTTAAAAATTCAGTGTCACGCACCGATTTGGATTTGCGGTTGAGAGACGTCATGTTGCAATATATAGCAGACAAAACGGCTAAAGGAGAAAAACTGAAAGCCTCGTTAGACAACAGGCTCATTCAAGAAAAATAAAAAAAACAAATCAATGAAAGACCGAATATTGCCAATTCTTTTTATATTGTTTTTTATACTTCCCGTACAAGCAAAACGGGAACCTGATCTTTATAAAAAAGCAGATTCCCAAAGAATGGAGCATTGGGTAGATTCGGTTTTCGACTCAATGAGCGTAAAAGAACGTATCGGGCAACTTTTTGTGTTGGCAGTCGATGTCAACACATCCGCAAAGAACAAAGAACTGATACGCAAATATGTTGAAGAATACAAAGTTGGAGGTCTGTTATTTACAAGCGGGGATGTACAAAAACAAGCGGAATTAACCAATTACGCCCAATCTCTAGCAAAAATTCCGCTCATGATCACGATGGACGGTGAGTGGGGACTTGCCATGCGGTTAAAGAATACGACAAAATTCCCGATCAATATGACATTGGGAGCAATCCGCAACGACAGCCTTATTTATGCTTACGGCAAAGAAATGGGACGTCAATGTCGCAGAATGGGAATACAAGTAAACTTCGCTCCGGTACTCGATGTCAATACCAATCCGCAGAATCCGGTAATCGGAAGGCGATCATTCGGTGAAAATCCGGAACAGGTAGCCCGTAAAGCAATCGCATACGCCAAAGGTCTCGAAAGCGAAGGGATCATGGCTGTCGGAAAACATTTTCCCGGGCACGGCGATACG contains:
- the gpmI gene encoding 2,3-bisphosphoglycerate-independent phosphoglycerate mutase, which codes for MKKKAFLMILDGWGIGDHAKDDVIFNTPTPYWDYLLATYPNSQLQASGENVGLPDGQMGNSEVGHLNIGAGRVVYQDLVKINRACADNSILKNPEIISAFSYAKEKGKNIHFMGLTSDGGVHSSLDHLFKLCDIAKEYNLENVFIHCFMDGRDTDPKSGEGFIKQLYAHCEKSAGKIASIIGRYYAMDRDKRWERVKEAYDLLVNGVGKKADCMVKAMQESYDEGVTDEFVKPIVNANFDGTIKEGDVVIFFNYRNDRAKELTVVLTQQDMPEFGMHTIPNLQYYCMTPYDASFKGVHILFDKENVVNTLGEFLASKGLKQLHIAETEKYAHVTFFFNGGRETPFDNEDRILVPSPKVATYDLKPEMSVYEVKDKLVAAINEDKYDFIVVNYANGDMVGHTGVYEAIEKAVVAVDACVKDAIEAAKANGYEAIIIADHGNADHALNSDGTPNTAHSLNPVPFVYVTENKSAKVENGILADVAPSICHILGIVPPAEMTGKCLIND
- the rplS gene encoding 50S ribosomal protein L19, encoding MDLIKVAEEAFATGKQHPKFKSGDTITVAYRIKEGNKERIQLYRGVVIRISGHGDKKRFTVRKMSENVGVERIFPIESPFIDSITVNKIGKVRRAKLYYLRALTGKKARIKEKRV
- a CDS encoding bifunctional metallophosphatase/5'-nucleotidase, which gives rise to MRTKILSAFFFLSFITLTLQAETKKIVFIHTNDTHSQIEPTSKSASKDPDMGGILRRKALIDSVRNVEKNVFLVDAGDCVQGTPYFNFFKGKTEIELMNALGYEIGTIGNHEFDNGIEALAQMYSLAKFDIINTNYDVSKTALASKIKPYVIKEIDGITVGFIGLGVNPESLIEAKNFKGIIFHDPIETANKVAAQLKEKGVNVIVILSHIGFEEPGNVPDDIKLAEQSENIDVIIGGHTHTLLPVAKKVKNKLGKDVIIGQTGKSGLNVGIIELTVEKE
- a CDS encoding 5'-nucleotidase C-terminal domain-containing protein; translated protein: MNTLKYIIVGVVLYTITACTATHYTVIESKGYTIPVTERLDASPDASVAEIINIYKTKVDSITSRVIGQSEIAMDVERPQSCLSNFTSDLLVETAEKNTGKKCDFGVMNIGGIRTSLPEGDITVGNIFSIFPFENSISVITLKGKDVKDLFDIIARRGGEGVSKQVEVKIGKDGKAYGLKINGEKIDDSRLYTIATIDYIANGNDELIPFKNSVSRTDLDLRLRDVMLQYIADKTAKGEKLKASLDNRLIQEK